AGCAGAGGAAACAGTTTGTCACATATTGTTTAGTTGCAGAGTAGCCAGACAATCTTGGGCTTCATCACAGATTCCCTTTCCAAGTGATGGTTTTTGATGCACTCATTCTCTTTACTCAAACTTTCAGCATTTACTCGAATTTTTGGAGAGCGGTTAGTTTTCGGATCAACTAAAGCTTGTCATTCCCTGGATTCTTTAGAATCTATAGAAATGTAGAATAACTTATGTCCAGATTCATGTCACAAGGTATGAAAACTAAACTTCCGCCTACGGCATCATCTTGGGAAAATAATTAACGTAACCCTTTTGTTATTATTCGTTGTAGTTTTATCATACTAATTATCCCGTTtacttttcttgctttttagatCTTTTAGAAACAGTTGATTTCCATCAATTtgataagtgaaaaaaaaaaaaacaatttatcctctatataataaaacggaagtacataACATTTTattggtagactatataatataagttataagattaattatttaattatttataggtTATATGAGTTGTAATCATTAGTTAAATCTCGATTTTATATCTCTTAAAAAAagatattccaaaaaataaaataaaatctacacagaatatttaattaaccatatatagacaacaaaatctcaaaacttaATCACTTTTCTGCGGATTAAGAGTGGTTTTCGATTATACTAgcaactatatatcaaaataacagaaataatgtttattataattgatttgattaaattaaaaaaaattaggctaATCCGCGGAACAATCataagaaaacttaaaaatatttcaaatcctcatatttagcatattattttattgcataatattttattcacaacaacttttaaaaacaatcacataaattatattttatatacaaattaaaatataaataaaaggaatgtCAATTCGTTCTCTAGCATGGATCTTAATCTAGTTATTGTTTATCATAGTAACCTTACAGTTAcatattcttcttctcgtttttAATCGTTTAATTGTTTCAAATTGCAATTGTTTAACATTATTTAATTGTTCTTAGTATAACACTATCTTGTTGAAGTATATTTGTAAGATCTATTGAGGCATTTGGCTATTCCATTTATTAAACAAGAATATAATTAGTTGACAATTCGATATGGAAAAAAATCATTGTCatgtaaaaaatttatgtttttattattaatattatgtttGCTAGTTAgttatttatatgtttcttatttgatatCGAATACAATGGATTTTAGTATTAttgacttaaaaataaaatttggtttttatatttttgttcgcTTATGGTAAATGTTGGCACGGTTCTGCTCGTATTTAAGGTCATTTTTTACCGAGGTAACAAGGACAGATGGACTAGAATGACACAACACAAGGACCGATGATTGTTTGCaaacaattgatttttttttgctagacGAGACATTAAACGATTTatatgaaagcaaaaaaaatatttttgaaattatatatttgtcttttcgGGGTAagaaatctctattttttaaaCACTTAATGCTCACCTTAATCACAATACTTGACTGGATATGGAATACGCATTAAGGCTAGTTAAACGCTTTACCAATCAAGAAGTAAATATATCTTATTTGGAATTAAAATTTCATGTGAACAATcataaaatctataaaatattctttTGATTTGAACTATATACTACAAAAACTTAATATCagaatatataatatcaaaatatctttggaaaaggaaaaatatatagaaatatctaTTATAGAAACTACTAATTACATGTAATGACATAATTACTGTaatttctatagattttataACTCTCTAAATTATACTCCTCAAtcagttttctcctttttagaGTGTGTTCtcccaattaatataatatagagATATCATAATGATATTATcccatattttcaaaaaaattaagaaccgTTATGTGATCAGGTTTATAAATTATCAAGCgaagaaaatcattttttaaaacgatAGTGATCTGTATGTTTagtaatttaaatatgtttagaaaaccatataagtatgtttagtaatttaaatattaaataccattaaagaaaacataatatgaaaacaacaatcaatcaaatctGTTCatattgagtaaaaaaaaaaatctgttcatattacaataaaaaatattaaatagttataaaagaaataattgaaaatcctaaaatagATATtggtattttataaaattaagtttagtaaccaatttcatatatatatttaatctaaaatttgGATATAACTTACCTTGTAAGTATACATTTAATTCCCATATTCATGGCATTGTCACGATCATTTCTCTCTATATGTAATGCCCCTCATTATAAATATGTACCAGCAAGCAACTTCACGGAATTGAAATCTCTTGTCAACAGGTAAAAGGTCTTGATCGATAATGGCTTCCATTGGCGTAATCCTATGTCTTTCCTCAGTTCTTCTCATGAGCCTTTGTCAAATTCCTACAGCTattgaagatgaaagaaagGCAAGTCATATATGTTTCGTCTTGtaaccctaaaaactatacaAGTATATTTGTTCTAAATTTGTATTGGCCTCTTAATATTCATTGGTTGTGATTGTGACATTTTGACGCAGGTGTATATTGCATACATGGGAGCTCTTCCTGCAAAATCTTCTTATTCTCCTATGTCTCACCATCATAATATCCTTCAAGAAGTTATTGAATCAAGGTTAAATAgtttttatacataatttttaacAATGAGGACAGATTAATATTTCAATGTGTTGTTGATGAGCCGGCTTGAGTTGACTCAAATCTCTATCACCCAAATCTTGTTGCTTGTTATTgacattattgtttttttattattattatgcagCTCCGTAAAAGATTCTTTGGTCAGAAGCTATGGAAGAAGTTTCAATGGTTTTGCAGCCAAAATCACTGAATCTGAAAGAGATAAACTTATTGGTGAGttcttataattatataaaaaagattatgAAACTCTTTTTGATCGTTaacatgatgatgttgatgtgaTATGTGATTTGAAGGCATGGAAGGTGTGATTTCGGTATTCCCAAGCAAGGTTTATAAGATAATGACGACAAGATCTTATGAGTTCATGGGACTTGGTGATAGGAGCAACCATGTCCCTGAGGTTGAGAGCAATGTAATTGTGGGTGTAATAGACGGTGGAATCTGGCCTGAATCTAAGAGTTTCTCAGACGAAGGCATTGGcccaataccaaaaaaatggaaaggaACATGCGCAGGAGGAGCTAATTTCACATGCAACAGGTAAGTAACATTGTCATTTTTTACCTTCTCAAAATTTCTTGCGTGACAAGAAAGGATCAAAAGATAGTTATTAATTACCCTAATTCAAATACAACAGGAAGGTGATTGGAGCACGACACTATGTGGAGGACTCTGCAAGAGACACTGACGCTCATGGGTCACACACGGCTTCGACAGCTGCTGGAAACAAAGTAAAAGGAGTGAGTGTGAACGGTGTGGCAAAAGGAACTGCAAGAGGCGGTGTGCCATTAGGTAGAATCTCTGTTTACAAAGTGTGCGAGCCAGCGGGTTGTAGTGGTGATCGACTGTTGGCTGCATTTGATGATGCTATAGCGGACGGGGTCGATGTTATAACCATTTCTATTGGAGGCGGTGTTACTCAAGTTGATATCGACCCTATTGCTATTGGATCATTTCACGCGATGGACAAAGGGATTGTTACCACGGTAGCGGTTGGAAACGCCGGCTCTAAACTTGGAAAAGCGGATAACGTTGCACCATGGCTCATATCCGTGGCTGCTTGCTCGACGGATAGAAAATTTGTTACTAATGTGGTTAATGGAGATGAAAAGATAATACCTGTAAGAAGTCTTTCCCTTATTTCACTTGATATATAGTGTGTGTCGTCATCTATCATGGTGATGTGATTAAATTATGTACATACAGGGGAGATCGATCAATGACTTCGACTTAAAAGGAAAGAAGTATCCTTTGGTGTACGGGAAAACTGCTTCAAACAACTGTACAGAGGAGCTAGCAAGGTAACTTGTGCCTCAAAGAATCCACAGTGACCTAACTCGCAACTCaagaaattatatgtttatGGATATTACATTTGTGTTTTATGGTAGGGGTTGTGATAGCGGCTGCCTGAACAATGTGAAGGGAAAGATTGTGGTGTGTGATGTTCCAAATAATGTTACGGAACAGAAAATAGGGGGTGCGGTTGGAACAATCCTTCATGTAACTGATGTTGATACTCCCGGTCTTGGTCCTATTCCGGTTGCAACCTTAGATGATACCAATTATGATGCATTAAGATCTTACGTTCTCTCCTCACCGTAAGTATATATATGCTACATGTAAACAAATCTTTGATTAGATTCTCTTAAGATGTTAATGAAATTTTTTCGAGATGAGACAGAAACCCGCAAGGAACTATATTGAAGACTGTGACAGTTAAAGATAATGATGCTCCAATCGTTCCTACCTTCTCTTCTCGCGGTCCAAACAGGCTCTTTAGTGACATTTTGAAGGTAACAAACACTCAAAACAAATTAACCTAACTAAGTGATTATAATATTTGAGGGAATTTGGATTTGATCGATGACTTGACATATATATGCAGCCTGATATAACAGCACCAGGAGTGAATATACTAGCAGCATATTCACCATTAGCTCAAACGGCACTTCCTGGACAAAGCGTGGATTACTATTTCATGACCGGAACATCTATGGCTTGCCCTCATGTTGCAGGTGTAGCTGCTTATGTCAAGACAATACGCCCTGATTGGTCGGCTTCTGCCGTAAAATCCGCTATCATGACTACGGGTAATTATGAACATCTAATCGATCTAATctctaaataagaaaaaaaagagttaatgaGATTTGGATcgatcctgttttttttttatgcagcTTGGGCAATGAACGCTTCGAAAAATGCAGAAGCTGAGTTTGCGTATGGATCAGGATTTGTTAACCCTACAGTGGCAGTTGATCCAGGGCTTGTTTACGAAATAGCCAAAGAGGATTACTTGAACATGCTTTGCTCTTTGGACTACTCATCTGTCGGCATTAGTACTCTTGCCGGTGGAAACTTTACTTGTTCTGAAAAATCAAAGCTTACTATGAGAAATCTCAACTACCCTTCAATGTCAGCCAAAGTTtcagcttcatcatcttcagatATCACATTTTCAAGAACAGTCACCAACGTTGGGAAAAAGGGATCCACTTACAAGGCAAAATTGTCTGGGGATCCCAAACTCAGTATAAAAGTCGAACCAGACACGATCTCTTTCAAGTCACCTGGGGAGAAGAAGTCTTTCACAGTTACAGTCTCTGGCAAGAGTCTTGCTGGTATTTCTAGTATTGTGTCGGCGTCTCTGATTTGGTCAGATGGATCACACAATGTGAGAAGTCCAATCGTTGTGTATACTTAGTCATCAACCCCAAAGtcaatataataaaagtatTCTATGTTATTATGATCTGTGTCTAAAGATCTTCTCGATATTAAAATTACGTTTTATTAGGTAAAATAAGGGGTTCTGTAAGTCTTTACATTTCAGGGTTCAAACACAGTGTAGGCTATGATGCAGAAGGTTCACCTTTTGAAACTCTTGTTATCACCCTTTGCTGGGAACATTCCCTCCATGTATTCGTCAAAGTTTTCATCATCCTTGCCTTCTCTATCACCACCTTCCGCCTTGCGCTTTCCCGTTTTCCCTACAATATGAAACACATTATATTTCACACCTACCCAAAATTACAATATTCCATATCTTTTTCTACAAAGAATAgacccaaaatatattgaacTTTGCATATTACACACCTTTTCTCCTTTCCTCTTCATCTGTGTCATCTTCACTGCATGATTGATTCCTATATTTCAAAGTTAATGTATCCAACTTAATGTAATCGAAAAAGAATAACGCATGGCTCTTATTCGTAAATTAACAAGAACCTCTTTCTCCATACCGTTTTCGTttctgctttttcttttctttactctcTGATTTTTCGCcctcctttctttttttgtaatagaGCTTATCCGCACATCTGGTGCCAAAAATGTTTGATATTGTGAAAACTTAGGAAACCAGGTTGTCAAGCTTTATTGAGACCAATTAAGTGTTacacaacaaaaacattgaaaaaaaccAAGAATACAAGTACTATGGTCGTCGGTATTCAATATTCAAAACCACTACCAATTCAATTCAGAAAGCATAGAAAATAGAGATGAGCAAGCTATACAATGAATGCCTACCTCTCACAAGCTACGAGTTTTACAAGGGCTTGTTTGTCTTCTCCAGCTTCATGATAAGAAAAATTCACCTGCAAAATCAACAGAGCTCAGTGAAATAATCCGACATAAACATCAGAACAAGTAAGTGAGAAAATATCTAACGATACATGCCTCATAGCTTGCTAACCCTTCCTTTTCATCACAATGTTTGCTCCCACACATAAACTGCCCTGACAGAAAGCAGTTTCATTCACACTCAAAATTCTCATCGCAGCTACCTTAAAATAAATCACAGAGAAAAAGTTTGAAGCAATATTAACCTTTCCCAGTCATTACTTCCTTTTCCGTTCTCCATCTTAAACCCATCTACAAACATTCAAAAATAAGTCAACTGAACAAAAGTAATACAGGAATCCACGTGAGATACAGTAACTATGCATCAGATTTTACCTTACCAGTCTTGTATCTTGACATGTCAGCTATACAGTATCTTCAATCAGTCAAGGAGATAGACATGTCGTACTCATCCACAATCCATTAAACAATACTAGAACATAAACTAAAGATTATCTATCTGGTGATGATGAACTCAAAGCAGCACAATGTATGAAAGGATACTCTTTAAAAAGCTTATCATAGtattttttcaccaatcttTGCTCCCAAGAAGGGTTCAAATCATCTTCCTCAGAACGtataaacctttaaaacaaaaaaacaaaaacccaaaattacaGAGAGTTCAAGAGatacacaagaaaaaaacacaagaaactgTCTTTTACAAttcataaacaaagaaaaagtaacaTATATAAGCTAACATATGGCGTATACCAAATAAGATTCACAAAAAGAAAGTCGCAGTATTCATTAAAGCAAGCATTCCAATACAAAATATACCTGTATCCTTCTCTCAGTGTGTCCTGATCCGTTTTAACGGGTAACTTGACTTCAGCTGGCTTATCCGTCCCATAAAATCGAACTGtaaagtgacaaaaaaaaaaaaaaaaaaaaaNaaaaaaaaaaaaaaaagatgaaccTCATGAAACAGTAGCTCACTCCAGGGCAAAAGGAATAATCTTTCTAAtgaagaccaaaaaaaacaaaaacatgtaagGCTGACTGTAGCCTCCTTCCTAGCTCAGAGGAGAAGACTGTTCATCAACCAGTTTTTGATTTAGGACATATGGATTTGGGTAAATAGAAAGCCATTTATTCACCCTAAATTCCCTAAACTTTTGTCCGTTTAAATAACTATCTAACTACAACAAAAATCGAAAGAGACACATTGAAAGAAGTGTAGTACCGTAGTCTTTTAAAAACTTCTTATGCCGCTCGTAAGCATTCAAACCACGAATATGCGCTTGGTATTGCCTACAGAGACACGATTGAGACACTCAAATTAAGAAGAACACAGAGaaggaatcaaaatcaaaatcaaaatcgaaagaaaagaagattaacTGCTTGCGTTCTTCTCTGTCGTATATGTCAGATCTGATCGTAGCCTTAGAAGCCATGTCTCGCCGCCGATGTCCGCTGGAACTGTCGTAGACCTTATTTGAGCTTATCTCCGTCTATTTTTCCTCCGATTACACCAATTGTTTCTTAATGGGCTGGGCCGTATAGACAAACAATATGGGCCTTTGAAATGATAAAATGTCCAGATTACTGCGTGCGCGCCTAGCAGCAGCAATAGGGACTAGTACTACTACAAGacatattgtttgttttatgcTCTGTTCTCTCAACTACACATCACACGGCCTTGAGAATaactttttcatttgtttccaAGAAGTGATGCAGCCGAAGTTTCTAAGTCCTTCTTCATTTAGATATCACTTCAGAACGCCAACCAATGGAGTAGTTATATGCCATAGGGAGTAGGGACTGTTTGTGATTCAAATGTGCTAACATAtctatcaaacatatatatgagaaaatagGAATTTGGAAGTGAATATATTTGTCAAACATCTGAACAGAACCTGACAATAAACACCTAAGAGGACAATGAGGgggagtaagaagaagaaagaatactGAAACGTCTTGTACAAGAACAAATCTAAAGggtaaaaagactctaaaattacaaatcaaacCATATGACTACAAACAGCTTCCTCTTGAGTTAGAAAAGACCCGCCGCCAACCAAGAAGCTTTTAGACATCACGTGAATACCTTCTCTGATGTGTTTGTATAATAaacttcatctctctcttccttgtCTCCCTTGAATATCTCAGCATCATCGAAACCTGTACacatgttttcaactttttaaaaacctcaaatcttctcaaaaagaCACAGATTGTATAAGGATGATGCTGAATCTTTTTTTACCTGGGCCCAAGTCTTCAGTATCATCCATGATCGGTACTACTTGATTCCTATGAATAGACTCTAGCAACTTCCAGTCAGCACTTCCATTCCCTTCTACACAAGCTTGGTCTCCGCAAACCCAATCTTTAAGAACATACATCATGTTGTGTGATAACGGGTCTAACGTGTCATCCCCGCTTACATGACCCCTAGAGGAGACAGAGAACCGTTACATCTATCCTTTCTTACTCCCTGGAAACTAAAAATTTGGCTGAGAAGGACAACTTACAGTTGTCTGAGGCGCATGTTGTACTGAACAAACACAAGATCGCTGAGCCGTTTTTGCTCAATGGAGTTCGTTGATTGGTATATTTGTTCGACAAGTATCTGGTTTCTCCTGGAGCTAACTGATGAACTGCACGTCTGACTAAGAACACGTACCGCAAAACGTGACAGATTCAAGCAGCTGTCTCCATATGTAGACCACCACTCAGCTAAGAACCAAGCATGTAAAGAGAGTCCAAGTAAGTGAAGCACAAATGAGATTtacacaagaaaaagaaaatcaaggaAAAGTAACCATACCAGGAAGCATTGTGTCCCGAGCTCTGATTGCCaagtttttggaaaaaactcCACTACCAGCTTTGTAGGAGGTTAACTCCTTGAGGATTTTGTCTTGAATCTTGTCATCAGGAACCAATTTCTCGACGCAATCGAGCACTGATAAGCTAATCTCACTACGCATTTCTTCACTGGCGTTATAAAAGAATTTCGGGTTAAGAATGAAGCCAGCAGCAACCAAAGGACTATGCTGTTGTTGATCCCACCATCGATCTATAATCTTCCAGTAAACTATGTAGTTCTCCCTATTAACCAGATGTGTTttgattgcatcttttgctCGGTACATTGCTGCATAGACATACCCCGTTGCAGGCCTTTTTTCAGAAGAAACTATTCTCAAAGCACGCAAGAGAGGATCTGTTAAATGGTTAACCAACTCTACTGCCTTCCAAAACGCTTCATCGGTGATGGTATTCATTACCAACCCGCTTGGTTCTTCCGAATATGAACATTCATTCCACTCTGCTGAAGTAACCATAGCCTGCAGATTGGATTTGAGCTCGGCTATTCTACTCAATGTAGCAAAATTTGAGGCAGAAGTGCTAGATGCTGGCTGCAGGATATCATTACCCGAAGTAAATTTCCACATCAAATTCAAAACACCACTACGGTTGTAAATAAACCTTGTGATAACTCGAGCCTGTTCGATAGTCTCGCTTATCCAACCTAGCTTCCCAAATTCCTCAAGCATCTGATCTATACAATGTGCAGCACAAGGCGCCCAATATAGAGAAGGATACACATCCATCAGCTTTTTCCCAGCATCAATGTAGTGATCTTCGCATTTTGTAATCACTTGAACAACATTGGTACTGCCAATTTCTTCAACCAGCTCCCTAAGTAGCTCAAACAGTTTATCACTAGAAGACAATATCTCAGACGCCTCCACGGATTTCAGAAAGACTACTTTTTCTGGACAGTAAACCAAAAAGTTAAGGACTTTAAAGCCTTTATCAGAGTTTAGTTCCTCAACCAAAAGGGAACAGCCTGTCCTCTTCCACATTGCTTTGCATTCATCAACTTCTTTAGTCATTTCCTCAACACAATCCTTCAGTATCCAACCTCGAAGGTCATCATGAGTGGGGGCAGATACTCCGAATCCTCCAGAGGCAATAGCATCAATCATTGGTTGAAAATTAACAGAGTTTACTGCATCAAAATCAGCTCCAATGCCAAACAAAAACCGTCCGATCTCCATATGAACTGCATTCTCCTTATCTCTAAAAGAAGGGTGCACAATGTTCTTTACACTACTAATCGCCACGGGAATCAGATTGTCCATGTCTCTACCAATCAGGTCAATATTGTTGCTCCCACTACCATTCTCAAAAACGTTCTTTTTACTCCTGTAAGTTCTCTGCTTTGTTCTGCCACTCATCACACTCTCGGTTTGCACAACCACATCCGAACTACCAGGCGATTTAAAATCGTCATTCACATCAGACGGAAGCAGCAGCATTTCTCCTTCAATAGGAGGTAAAGCACCTACAGACAAAGGCTCTGAACTGGATTTTTGTCTCTTCCTCTGACGTCTCACGGTTCCATCAATACACTGCTGCAAAAAGAGCCTCACATCTTCAGGGACTTGGTCACAGATCGTGCCTTGTCCCTTTTTACCAGCAAGATGTTCCTTAACCCTAGTGATACCTCCACCTTTGAACATTTTCCTACAGTAGAGACACCTCATCTGAAGTCTATCACCgtatttgtaaatttcacaatGCTTCCATGCATTGTCTTGTTTCTGCGGTGTAAGAGCTACAGGTTCCAATTCCGGATCCATAAAGCCTGTACTcattcaacaaagaaaaagaaaaggtagaGACTTTGTTAACATTCTCAAAGAACTCAAGGAATAAACAAAGCCAAGATCCCTCCAATGATCTCAAATTCTGATAATTTACACAAGCCACATTGATTGAACCATTTAAAAAGCAAACTCAAAAACCACATGCACCCAAATCTCGGCTAAACTACACAATTcagacagaaacaaaacaaaacaaaacaaaaacaaaccagtCAAATTTTGTTGTACAAGGATTGATGAAGAAATACGAACCTGTTCTGGTTTGTGGCCGGTTACGAAGAAATCGGTTTCGTAGAAAAGTGATAAAATTCCGGTACAGTAGCTTCGGTTCCGGGGAAAAGGGAGCTAAAACCAGCCGGAGGTGAAGATTTCCGACGAACGGCGGAGGGAATCGGAGGAAGATAAGAGGGATGCAATGTTTGGGAGAAATTGACCCGGCCCGATTAGGGTTTGCAGAAATAGGTTTGGCAgcttttttttctggtttataTGAATGAACCTATAAATCGGGCAAATCTTTTATTATGGCGTCACCCAATTTGTTTTCCGTTTTTAACATTTCGTTACTTATCCTTTTAATTACATTAATACGACATCGTTTGATTTTTAGGGCGTTTTCTAATTAAACGAcatcgtttctttttttttcgacGCCGTGTTCTATTTCTCCGATTAGCGTCGGTCGTCTTCTCTCTCAGTCTTTGATCTGGTTTCTTCTGTTTACTTAATCTCTTCTTGTGGGCGAAATGTCTTCTTGATTGAGACAGCATCAGAGGTATGTGTTTATTTTGTGATTGATCAAAGCTCAGAAAGTATGATAAGAAGAACTTGTTTGATCTACTTCTAAAAACTCGTGATGTTGAGATTGTAGCAAGAAATGAGTGGGCATTGTATGTGTTTGAATATTAATACTGTAGTTGCTGAATTGAAATGTGCAGGTGTATGTACATTTGTTTTCGGtgaggcatttcgtcgaacagttAGAGGACGAGTTTAAGATGGATAAGCTTCTTGAGAATCATCAGTTTGCGACGCATGCCATCGCTGCTTCGGCTTCTGTATCGTTAGGAACTGCTCTCGCTTATCCTCTGGATACAATCAAAACCATTATCCAGgtttcttccttcttcaacaAATTTGTATTCTGTTATTTTCTATCACTTCGATTCTGTGGGAGTTTGATTACAACATTGAACTGTATAGGTTGGTTCAGGACCCAGTAAGAAATTAGGCCCCTTTCAAGTTGTGAATAGAGTTTTTCGTTTCTCTGGCTATTCAGGTTCgcaaattactttttttttagatttcaatCGTTTTCTGATTCTGCATCAAGCAAAAAAGGGCATATTGTCGACTGTTTCTGGCATTTTTGGACACCAATGCAGGTCTGTACAGTGGTCTTGGATCGTTAACTCTAGGAAGAATTTCAGGTGTTGGTGCAAGGTTTGGTGTCTATGAGATTCTAACAGCTTTCTACAAAGGTATTACACAGCTCCCGTGTCTCGTTTGTTGTGTCTAAATTCGATGATTCGATATAAGGAACAATACCTGCTTGAGTGGAACCTTGGTCTTGAAGAAAGCTATAGAGTACTTACTATATGAATTCATTTTGTTTCAGATGGTCGACATGATAACTATGTGAGTGTTGGTGAAGCTTTTCTAGCTGGAATGGTGGGAGGTGCAGCAGAAACAGTGGTGACTTCTCCATTTGAGCTAATCAAAGTCAGAAAACAAGTGACTGCTGCATCACGGGGTCCAAATGCTGCCGCTGTTGCAGAGACCGCACCTGTTTCACCCATGATCACAAAACTGCTGAGAAGATACACTCTTGATGTAAAGTCGTTGACGCAAACAGTTAGTCTCTTATCCGTCTTGAATCATAAACACCCAAACATGACAGCCGCTTTGCAAGAGTACCCGTGGATGATGACTGGGACAGGAAACCCACCATCAGCCATGGATGTTAAG
The sequence above is a segment of the Camelina sativa cultivar DH55 chromosome 10, Cs, whole genome shotgun sequence genome. Coding sequences within it:
- the LOC104718886 gene encoding protein FRA10AC1-like, whose product is MASKATIRSDIYDREERKQQYQAHIRGLNAYERHKKFLKDYVRFYGTDKPAEVKLPVKTDQDTLREGYRFIRSEEDDLNPSWEQRLVKKYYDKLFKEYCIADMSRYKTGKMGLRWRTEKEVMTGKGQFMCGSKHCDEKEGLASYEVNFSYHEAGEDKQALVKLVACERCADKLYYKKRKEGEKSESKEKKKQKRKRNQSCSEDDTDEEERRKGKTGKRKAEGGDREGKDDENFDEYMEGMFPAKGDNKSFKR
- the LOC104718885 gene encoding uncharacterized protein LOC104718885 is translated as MDPELEPVALTPQKQDNAWKHCEIYKYGDRLQMRCLYCRKMFKGGGITRVKEHLAGKKGQGTICDQVPEDVRLFLQQCIDGTVRRQRKRQKSSSEPLSVGALPPIEGEMLLLPSDVNDDFKSPGSSDVVVQTESVMSGRTKQRTYRSKKNVFENGSGSNNIDLIGRDMDNLIPVAISSVKNIVHPSFRDKENAVHMEIGRFLFGIGADFDAVNSVNFQPMIDAIASGGFGVSAPTHDDLRGWILKDCVEEMTKEVDECKAMWKRTGCSLLVEELNSDKGFKVLNFLVYCPEKVVFLKSVEASEILSSSDKLFELLRELVEEIGSTNVVQVITKCEDHYIDAGKKLMDVYPSLYWAPCAAHCIDQMLEEFGKLGWISETIEQARVITRFIYNRSGVLNLMWKFTSGNDILQPASSTSASNFATLSRIAELKSNLQAMVTSAEWNECSYSEEPSGLVMNTITDEAFWKAVELVNHLTDPLLRALRIVSSEKRPATGYVYAAMYRAKDAIKTHLVNRENYIVYWKIIDRWWDQQQHSPLVAAGFILNPKFFYNASEEMRSEISLSVLDCVEKLVPDDKIQDKILKELTSYKAGSGVFSKNLAIRARDTMLPAEWWSTYGDSCLNLSRFAVRVLSQTCSSSVSSRRNQILVEQIYQSTNSIEQKRLSDLVFVQYNMRLRQLGHVSGDDTLDPLSHNMMYVLKDWVCGDQACVEGNGSADWKLLESIHRNQVVPIMDDTEDLGPGFDDAEIFKGDKEERDEVYYTNTSEKVFT
- the LOC104718884 gene encoding uncharacterized protein LOC104718884, translated to MDKLLENHQFATHAIAASASVSLGTALAYPLDTIKTIIQVGSGPSKKLGPFQVVNRVFRFSGYSGLYSGLGSLTLGRISGVGARFGVYEILTAFYKDGRHDNYVSVGEAFLAGMVGGAAETVVTSPFELIKVRKQVTAASRGPNAAAVAETAPVSPMITKLLRRYTLDVKSLTQTVSLLSVLNHKHPNMTAALQEYPWMMTGTGNPPSAMDVKRPLDVASLEGYRALWRNLRSGLVRDCLYGGVFFSTWQFLHEAMVGWKAVGMNPLPSSEEEIGPLSPVAISIAAGISGAIAAAASHSFDTARTRAQCVILPKYTAKERKFLKWNKPGKRLERWTGIHPTDRNLLFRGIGIRMARSSVASTVIVGSYYLAVDLLVPK